A portion of the Mesobacillus jeotgali genome contains these proteins:
- a CDS encoding M23 family metallopeptidase, whose protein sequence is MREEEKRSSQDKSKNSFFKKRWVYPTVYIASAAIILTGVLWYQNSGSDLNQSDYKATDMPGKKMNEQPAVEVNRAMENFVMPVVNEDDAVIQMGFYENDGDAAEQEAALVFYDNTYHPNTGLDIAAKDGKEFDVIASLSGTVKNVMEDAVLGNVIEVEHDKGIVTQYQSVKDYKVKVGDEVEQGQVIAKSGTSLINEKAGNHVHFEIRKDNVPVNPHEYFNKPLSSLQEANVTEEKASSDADAGKSEEAAEEDAEGSAPSEEGVEGTTPSKEGVEGTTPSEEKPADDGSDKKEDAGQDEDKGAGEEDSSTDSDTSTNS, encoded by the coding sequence ATGAGAGAGGAAGAAAAAAGATCTTCTCAAGACAAAAGCAAGAACAGCTTTTTCAAGAAGCGGTGGGTGTATCCAACAGTTTATATTGCTAGTGCCGCAATCATTCTAACTGGTGTCCTTTGGTATCAAAACAGCGGTAGCGACCTTAATCAGTCGGACTACAAAGCGACTGACATGCCTGGCAAAAAGATGAATGAACAGCCAGCAGTTGAAGTTAACCGCGCGATGGAGAACTTTGTAATGCCAGTGGTGAATGAAGACGATGCTGTCATCCAAATGGGATTCTATGAGAATGACGGTGACGCGGCAGAGCAAGAAGCAGCTCTAGTGTTCTATGATAATACTTACCATCCGAACACTGGACTCGACATTGCAGCTAAAGACGGCAAGGAATTCGATGTAATCGCATCACTTAGCGGTACTGTCAAGAATGTCATGGAAGATGCTGTACTTGGAAATGTCATTGAAGTCGAGCACGACAAAGGTATTGTAACACAATATCAGTCAGTAAAAGACTACAAAGTTAAGGTTGGCGACGAGGTTGAGCAAGGACAAGTCATTGCGAAGTCCGGAACAAGCCTGATCAATGAAAAGGCTGGCAACCACGTACACTTTGAAATCCGTAAGGACAATGTCCCTGTCAATCCGCATGAGTACTTCAACAAGCCATTAAGCTCGTTGCAGGAAGCCAATGTAACAGAAGAGAAGGCTTCATCTGACGCAGATGCAGGAAAATCAGAAGAGGCGGCTGAGGAAGATGCTGAAGGGTCCGCTCCATCTGAAGAGGGTGTAGAGGGAACAACTCCATCTAAAGAAGGCGTAGAGGGAACGACTCCTTCGGAAGAAAAGCCTGCCGATGATGGCTCTGATAAAAAAGAAGATGCTGGACAAGACGAAGATAAAGGTGCAGGCGAAGAAGATTCTTCAACTGACTCCGATACTTCAACCAACTCATAA
- a CDS encoding penicillin-binding transpeptidase domain-containing protein: protein MKRALFIIMSVLIAAIISGCSKEPTPEERFSQYVKLWNDKKFEEMYGFLSAKAKDSITKEEFVSRYNKIYNDLEIDQLKVSYKKPEEEKEHEENAKLPFSAKMESAAGPIEFDHNAALVKEEREDKTNWYVDWNTTYIFPELEADDKISFKNVQAERGSILDRAGNGLAINGTAPQIGVVPGEMGEQKEQTIKKLAELLDMSEEQINKAMNAGWVKPDLFVPLKKVSKTDKGLHEKLFALDGVTSQMVGAREYPYGEGLSHLIGYVGPILADDLEKLEGKGYTATDLIGRRGLEQVLEEQLKGTNGVRIAIEKKDGTVKTLAEKPVENGKDVKLTIDVVAQQQLYDQLKGKAGTASAINPATGETLALVSAPGFDPNEMTLGISQNKRKVLEDDPLKPTINRFKLTYVPGSVIKPITAAIGLESGKLQQGTAFEINEKQWQKDASWGNYKVTRYSDVKGSINLEKALIYSDNIYFAQAALGMGQDTFTEGLKKFGFEDQPEYLYPIEPSQIGKIDSEIRLADSAYGQGQVEMNILHLAATYSPFVNKGNLIKPILNMEDKQGQVWKEGLVSAENAAAINSMLTKVITDPKGTAHNGRIANYPLAGKTGTAEIKEKQGEKGKELGWFVAYNPQSTDMIVAMMIEDSGSKDVVARVKEFYELRMNQ, encoded by the coding sequence ATGAAACGAGCATTATTCATAATCATGTCGGTCCTGATTGCCGCAATCATTTCAGGCTGCAGCAAGGAGCCTACTCCCGAGGAACGGTTCTCGCAGTATGTGAAGCTATGGAATGACAAGAAGTTTGAGGAGATGTATGGTTTTTTATCAGCGAAAGCGAAGGACTCCATTACAAAGGAAGAATTCGTCTCACGCTATAATAAAATTTATAATGATTTGGAGATCGACCAGCTGAAGGTCAGCTATAAAAAGCCTGAGGAAGAAAAGGAACACGAAGAGAACGCGAAGCTTCCTTTTTCAGCAAAAATGGAAAGTGCAGCTGGTCCGATTGAATTTGACCACAACGCTGCTCTTGTAAAAGAAGAACGTGAAGACAAGACTAATTGGTATGTAGACTGGAATACGACATATATTTTTCCTGAGCTCGAAGCCGATGATAAAATCAGCTTTAAAAATGTCCAGGCAGAACGAGGCAGCATCCTCGACCGTGCTGGGAACGGACTTGCGATCAACGGGACAGCTCCCCAGATCGGCGTAGTGCCTGGCGAGATGGGTGAACAAAAAGAACAGACAATAAAGAAGCTTGCGGAATTGCTCGATATGTCCGAGGAGCAAATTAACAAAGCGATGAACGCTGGCTGGGTAAAACCAGATTTGTTCGTGCCGCTGAAAAAAGTTTCGAAGACCGATAAAGGACTTCATGAAAAACTGTTTGCCCTTGATGGCGTGACGAGCCAGATGGTTGGCGCCCGTGAATATCCATATGGAGAGGGATTGTCCCATCTGATTGGGTACGTCGGACCAATCCTTGCCGATGATCTTGAAAAACTGGAGGGCAAAGGCTATACCGCAACTGACCTCATTGGCCGCCGCGGTCTGGAGCAGGTTCTCGAGGAACAATTAAAGGGAACAAACGGCGTGAGGATTGCGATTGAAAAAAAAGATGGTACAGTCAAGACACTTGCAGAGAAGCCTGTGGAAAACGGGAAGGATGTCAAGCTGACGATTGATGTGGTTGCCCAGCAGCAACTATATGATCAGCTAAAAGGAAAAGCGGGTACGGCATCGGCCATAAACCCTGCTACTGGCGAAACACTTGCCCTTGTCAGCGCGCCTGGATTCGATCCAAATGAAATGACGCTGGGTATCTCGCAAAACAAGCGCAAGGTGCTAGAAGATGATCCGCTCAAACCAACCATTAATAGATTTAAGCTGACCTATGTGCCGGGATCTGTAATCAAGCCGATTACAGCGGCAATCGGCCTTGAAAGCGGAAAGCTCCAGCAGGGCACTGCCTTTGAGATCAATGAGAAACAGTGGCAAAAAGACGCCTCATGGGGCAACTACAAGGTCACAAGGTACTCAGATGTTAAGGGAAGTATCAACCTTGAAAAAGCATTGATCTATTCGGATAATATTTATTTTGCTCAGGCAGCTCTTGGAATGGGCCAGGACACTTTTACAGAAGGCTTGAAGAAGTTCGGCTTTGAAGACCAGCCCGAATACCTGTATCCAATCGAGCCGTCGCAAATTGGGAAGATTGACAGCGAGATAAGGTTAGCTGATTCTGCTTATGGCCAGGGGCAGGTTGAAATGAACATCCTTCATCTTGCCGCGACTTATTCGCCATTCGTGAATAAGGGCAACCTGATCAAGCCGATTCTGAACATGGAAGATAAACAGGGTCAAGTGTGGAAGGAAGGATTGGTCAGCGCGGAAAACGCTGCCGCAATTAACAGCATGCTGACAAAGGTCATCACCGATCCAAAGGGAACAGCGCACAACGGCCGAATTGCCAACTATCCATTAGCCGGCAAGACAGGCACCGCTGAGATCAAAGAGAAGCAGGGTGAAAAGGGCAAGGAACTAGGATGGTTCGTCGCCTACAACCCGCAATCGACTGATATGATTGTCGCCATGATGATTGAAGACTCAGGTTCGAAGGATGTCGTTGCGCGGGTGAAGGAGTTTTACGAGTTAAGGATGAATCAATAG
- a CDS encoding DUF4212 domain-containing protein, whose protein sequence is MKKIDKSVADAYFREKTRNMVVYFIIWFLVSFGAVMIAEPLSEFSIGGFPFHYFMGAQGAVVTFIILLFVNAKVSDGIDKKYGIDEEKNVKLSEGKSLDH, encoded by the coding sequence GTGAAGAAAATTGATAAGTCAGTTGCTGACGCGTATTTTCGTGAAAAAACCCGTAACATGGTCGTTTATTTCATTATCTGGTTCCTTGTTTCGTTTGGCGCAGTGATGATTGCTGAACCACTTAGCGAATTTTCGATCGGGGGCTTCCCATTCCATTACTTCATGGGAGCACAGGGTGCAGTGGTTACATTCATTATCCTGCTGTTTGTGAACGCTAAGGTGAGCGATGGCATTGACAAGAAGTATGGCATCGACGAAGAAAAGAACGTCAAGCTAAGCGAAGGAAAAAGCCTGGACCACTAA
- a CDS encoding sodium:solute symporter family protein has protein sequence MDTQFLVSLSIILATFGLYIGIALYNTAKETSEFYVAGRGVPPIFNGMAIGADWMSAASFIGMAGTIMLLGYDGLAYIMGWTGGYLLLTFLLAPQLRKYGRYTVPEFIGDRFNSHTARVIAAISTIIISFTYSIGQLSGSGVVIGRLFEIDAKLGTMIGVVLIAFYAAFGGMKGITWTQVAQYIILIIAYLIPVIFMSLQLTSSPLPWLSYGELVGKMGELDRELGISEYFAPFTNGTKWQFLALMFTLMAGTAGLPHVIVRFYTVSTMKAARWSGAWALLFIGLLYLSAPAYAAFSRFILMTKVAGSKISELPAWTKTWVDTGKLQVADGNGDGVLQWSELIISNDIVVMATPEIANLGAFVIGLVAAGAMAAALSTAGGLMIAISSAFAHDIYYRVMKPNATEKTRLNVARISIVVATLLAGIIALDPPGAITQIVAWAFALASGTFFPALILGVWWKRSNAQGVIAGMIIGLAVTLAYIFAAKYGGFTILGIIDTGAGVFGATAAILANVIVSLATPAPSQKIQEEVLDLRYPEQMTYKNGEVWMNDDGTKAL, from the coding sequence TTGGATACACAATTCTTGGTCTCATTATCTATTATTTTAGCCACATTCGGTTTGTATATCGGTATCGCTCTCTACAATACAGCTAAAGAAACGTCCGAATTCTATGTTGCCGGCCGTGGTGTCCCGCCAATTTTCAACGGGATGGCAATTGGTGCTGACTGGATGAGCGCAGCTTCCTTTATCGGGATGGCCGGGACGATCATGCTGCTTGGCTATGACGGCCTGGCTTATATCATGGGCTGGACAGGCGGATATTTGCTTCTGACCTTCCTGCTTGCGCCGCAGCTCAGGAAATATGGGCGATACACGGTGCCTGAATTTATCGGTGACCGCTTCAACAGCCATACAGCACGTGTCATTGCAGCAATCTCAACGATCATCATCAGCTTCACATATTCAATTGGCCAGCTTTCCGGTTCCGGCGTGGTTATCGGGAGATTGTTCGAAATAGATGCGAAGCTCGGCACAATGATCGGGGTAGTCTTGATTGCTTTCTACGCTGCATTCGGCGGAATGAAAGGGATTACCTGGACACAGGTTGCCCAGTATATCATTTTGATCATTGCCTATTTGATTCCAGTTATTTTTATGTCCCTACAGCTCACCAGCAGCCCGCTTCCTTGGCTTTCATATGGCGAGCTGGTTGGAAAAATGGGGGAGCTCGACCGTGAGCTCGGAATTTCTGAATACTTCGCACCATTCACGAACGGCACGAAATGGCAGTTCCTTGCACTCATGTTCACATTGATGGCCGGTACAGCGGGACTTCCGCACGTAATCGTCCGTTTCTATACGGTATCGACGATGAAGGCGGCTCGCTGGTCAGGTGCCTGGGCTCTTCTTTTCATCGGCTTGCTTTACCTGTCTGCACCTGCTTATGCGGCATTTTCACGTTTCATCCTGATGACAAAGGTAGCCGGCAGCAAAATCAGTGAGCTTCCTGCCTGGACGAAAACCTGGGTTGATACTGGAAAGCTTCAGGTTGCCGACGGAAACGGCGATGGGGTCCTTCAATGGAGTGAATTGATTATCTCTAACGATATTGTCGTTATGGCGACACCTGAGATCGCTAATCTTGGTGCATTCGTCATCGGCCTTGTAGCGGCAGGCGCTATGGCCGCTGCCCTTTCTACAGCCGGCGGCTTGATGATTGCGATATCCTCAGCGTTTGCCCACGATATTTACTACCGTGTCATGAAGCCAAACGCTACGGAGAAAACGCGACTGAATGTAGCGCGTATTTCAATCGTGGTCGCTACATTGTTGGCTGGTATCATTGCTCTTGACCCTCCAGGAGCGATAACACAAATCGTTGCCTGGGCGTTCGCCCTCGCCAGCGGTACATTCTTCCCGGCACTGATTCTTGGTGTCTGGTGGAAGCGCTCGAATGCTCAAGGGGTAATCGCCGGCATGATCATCGGCCTCGCTGTGACACTGGCATATATTTTTGCTGCAAAGTACGGCGGCTTTACGATTCTTGGCATCATCGATACAGGTGCCGGCGTATTCGGCGCTACAGCCGCTATCCTTGCAAACGTCATTGTATCGCTTGCGACACCTGCGCCATCACAGAAGATTCAGGAGGAAGTCCTCGACCTTCGTTATCCTGAACAGATGACGTATAAGAACGGCGAAGTCTGGATGAATGACGATGGAACAAAAGCTCTATAG